In Pseudomonadota bacterium, one DNA window encodes the following:
- a CDS encoding FAD-dependent oxidoreductase produces MNKKYGVYICTGCGIGEALDIDKLSEVPKEEGVGIVKTHPFLCSKEGVELLQKDIADEGVNALVIGACSRRVNFDIFRFDGCLVDRVNLREQVVWTHPSTKGAEDGIDHTQMMAEDYIKMGVIKTQKITLPEPYKLDAFCKKILVIGGGIAGISAALDAAKAGYEVTIVEKQGSIGGYAAKVRKQLPIADPFENIIPPIISDKIKELESFSNITVKTNTLVARIAGQPGDFTVTLKKPGEKIEYDVPFPLPDEMKVDETGKEYDKEKLIELYKEYNEGRVDILSFDPNGEKFGAVILAAGWRPYKAKENEFAHLGFGTIPDVVTNVQFEEMAAKGKITRPSDGKEAKSVAFIQSPGQGGNDNDFSFCGSVTSLVALKQAKYVREDYADGKAYIFYQHMRTPGLMENFYKSLQQDAGIFLTKGDVAGVSKNGDGLIIEADNTLLGEKIKVKADIVVLATGMVPVTKDDPVINLAYRQGPGFRDIDLFDKYTDSNFICFPYETQRTGVYAAGCIRRSMTMEETIEDATGAALKAIQCIESSNRGVSVHPRSGDMTFPDFFFQRCTQCKRCTEECPFGALDDDEKGTPKPNPTRCRRCGTCMGACPERIIGFADYNIDSVGSMVKAIGVPSEDDFDEPPFRILCLVCENDAYPALDIAGMNRLNYSNTIRFVPVRCLGSTNVIWIKDALSQGMDGVCLLGCKHGDDYQCHFVKGSELASIRMKKIGEALQSLALENERVAQFEVAIDEYDKIPKILGDFVEIIEGLGPNPFKGF; encoded by the coding sequence ATGAATAAAAAATATGGCGTATATATATGCACTGGTTGCGGAATCGGGGAAGCTCTGGATATAGATAAGCTTAGCGAGGTTCCTAAAGAAGAAGGCGTTGGCATTGTTAAAACACATCCTTTTCTTTGCAGCAAGGAAGGAGTAGAGTTATTGCAGAAGGACATCGCCGATGAGGGTGTTAATGCCCTTGTGATTGGAGCCTGCTCCCGACGTGTCAATTTTGATATTTTCAGATTCGATGGCTGTCTTGTTGATCGTGTTAATTTAAGAGAGCAAGTGGTATGGACTCATCCAAGTACAAAAGGTGCGGAAGATGGGATAGACCATACCCAGATGATGGCCGAAGATTATATAAAAATGGGTGTAATTAAAACACAAAAGATTACACTTCCCGAACCATACAAACTTGATGCATTTTGCAAAAAGATTTTGGTTATCGGCGGTGGAATTGCCGGCATATCGGCAGCGCTTGACGCTGCAAAAGCCGGATACGAAGTAACAATTGTTGAAAAACAAGGCTCTATTGGCGGTTATGCCGCAAAGGTCAGAAAACAGTTGCCGATAGCAGATCCTTTCGAAAATATAATTCCCCCGATTATTTCCGACAAGATTAAAGAACTTGAGTCCTTCTCCAATATAACTGTTAAAACCAATACCCTTGTTGCAAGAATTGCAGGGCAACCCGGAGATTTTACTGTTACACTGAAAAAACCCGGTGAAAAAATAGAATATGACGTTCCTTTCCCGCTGCCTGATGAGATGAAAGTTGATGAAACAGGGAAAGAATATGACAAAGAGAAGCTGATTGAGCTTTATAAGGAATATAATGAAGGCAGAGTAGATATCCTTTCTTTTGATCCAAACGGCGAGAAATTCGGAGCTGTTATACTTGCAGCTGGATGGAGGCCATACAAGGCCAAAGAAAACGAATTCGCTCATCTTGGTTTTGGAACAATTCCTGATGTAGTTACCAATGTCCAGTTTGAGGAAATGGCTGCGAAAGGCAAAATTACACGTCCCTCAGACGGAAAAGAAGCTAAATCCGTTGCCTTTATTCAGAGCCCGGGGCAAGGTGGCAATGATAACGACTTCTCATTTTGTGGATCTGTTACAAGCCTTGTTGCACTCAAGCAGGCTAAATACGTCCGCGAAGATTATGCTGATGGTAAAGCTTATATATTTTATCAGCATATGCGAACGCCAGGTCTTATGGAAAACTTCTATAAGAGTTTGCAACAGGATGCCGGCATCTTTTTAACCAAGGGTGATGTCGCAGGTGTTTCAAAAAATGGCGATGGTTTAATTATCGAGGCAGATAATACTCTTCTTGGAGAAAAAATTAAAGTTAAAGCAGACATCGTTGTTCTTGCTACAGGCATGGTACCTGTAACAAAAGATGACCCTGTTATCAATCTCGCATACAGGCAGGGTCCCGGTTTTCGTGATATAGATCTTTTTGATAAATATACTGATTCCAATTTCATATGTTTTCCTTATGAAACACAAAGAACCGGTGTTTATGCAGCAGGATGTATAAGAAGAAGTATGACCATGGAAGAAACTATTGAAGATGCTACAGGAGCCGCCTTAAAAGCAATTCAATGTATTGAATCTTCTAACAGAGGTGTTTCCGTTCATCCAAGATCCGGTGATATGACATTCCCTGACTTTTTCTTCCAGAGATGTACACAGTGCAAGCGTTGCACGGAAGAATGTCCTTTCGGAGCATTAGATGATGATGAAAAAGGAACACCCAAACCCAACCCGACACGATGCAGACGTTGTGGAACCTGTATGGGTGCATGCCCTGAACGTATTATTGGTTTTGCCGATTATAACATTGACAGTGTTGGTTCAATGGTTAAAGCAATAGGTGTTCCATCGGAAGATGATTTTGATGAGCCACCGTTTAGAATTCTATGTCTTGTTTGCGAAAATGACGCTTATCCTGCTCTGGATATAGCGGGCATGAACAGACTTAATTATTCCAACACTATCCGCTTTGTTCCTGTAAGATGCCTTGGATCAACTAATGTTATATGGATAAAAGATGCCCTTTCACAGGGTATGGATGGCGTATGTCTGCTTGGTTGCAAGCATGGGGATGACTACCAGTGCCATTTTGTAAAAGGCAGTGAACTTGCAAGCATCAGAATGAAAAAGATAGGTGAAGCTTTACAGAGTCTGGCACTTGAGAATGAAAGGGTTGCACAGTTTGAAGTTGCAATTGATGAGTACGACAAAATTCCGAAGATTTTAGGTGATTTTGTAGAAATAATTGAGGGTCTTGGACCTAACCCATTTAAGGGATTCTGA
- a CDS encoding CoB--CoM heterodisulfide reductase iron-sulfur subunit A family protein — protein MTADNTAPASGSILVVGGGISGLTTALEAAEVGYEVLVVEKNPYLGGRVAQLNQYFPKLCPPTCGLEINFRRIKDNPKIKVFTLAEVQKVEGEPGNYNVQIKISPRYVNENCVACDECVKVCPVERKNDFNFGLDNTKTIYRPFEMSFPMKYVIDGATCKGAECAKCVDACKYSAIDLNMEAKTIDLKVGAIVWATGWAPYDATKMDNLGFGKHPNIITNMMLERYASPNGPTKGKIIRPSDGKAIESIAFVQCAGSRDENHLPYCSYICCMASLKHATYIREQYPDANIYIFYIDLRAPGLRYEKFYNKIKEDDKVFFIKGKVAEVSEDPATNNITVVAENAVTGEKIKQTVEMAVLATGMQPTNAVSKLPADLNCNSDGFIINNFEKGGMFAAGCANKPADVVSSNQNATGMALKAIQTLVRR, from the coding sequence ATGACAGCAGACAATACAGCTCCTGCTAGTGGAAGTATTTTAGTCGTCGGGGGCGGAATAAGCGGTTTGACCACTGCCCTTGAGGCTGCAGAGGTGGGGTATGAGGTCTTGGTAGTCGAAAAAAATCCTTATCTGGGCGGAAGGGTAGCACAGTTAAATCAATATTTTCCTAAGCTATGTCCTCCGACCTGCGGTCTTGAAATTAATTTCAGAAGGATTAAGGATAACCCCAAAATAAAAGTTTTCACACTGGCAGAAGTTCAAAAAGTTGAGGGTGAACCCGGAAACTATAATGTTCAGATCAAGATAAGCCCTAGATATGTTAATGAAAATTGTGTGGCTTGTGATGAATGTGTGAAGGTATGCCCTGTTGAAAGGAAAAATGATTTTAATTTCGGTCTTGACAATACTAAGACTATATACAGACCTTTTGAGATGTCATTTCCAATGAAATATGTGATAGATGGTGCCACATGCAAAGGTGCAGAATGTGCCAAATGCGTAGATGCCTGTAAATACAGTGCCATTGATCTTAACATGGAAGCAAAGACAATTGATCTGAAAGTCGGGGCAATTGTGTGGGCTACCGGATGGGCTCCATATGATGCTACTAAAATGGATAATCTTGGATTTGGTAAGCATCCAAATATTATAACAAACATGATGCTTGAAAGATACGCATCTCCAAACGGTCCTACAAAGGGGAAAATTATACGCCCATCAGATGGCAAAGCAATTGAAAGCATCGCCTTTGTTCAATGCGCCGGATCAAGAGATGAGAATCATCTGCCTTACTGTTCTTATATTTGCTGTATGGCGTCTTTAAAGCATGCGACTTATATAAGAGAGCAGTATCCGGATGCCAATATTTATATTTTCTATATAGATTTAAGGGCGCCCGGTTTAAGATATGAAAAATTTTATAATAAGATCAAAGAAGATGATAAAGTTTTTTTTATAAAAGGCAAAGTTGCGGAAGTAAGTGAAGATCCTGCTACAAACAATATTACTGTAGTTGCTGAAAATGCTGTAACCGGTGAAAAGATCAAACAGACTGTTGAAATGGCAGTTCTTGCTACCGGTATGCAACCGACAAATGCAGTAAGCAAACTGCCTGCTGATCTTAATTGCAATTCTGATGGTTTCATAATCAATAATTTTGAAAAAGGCGGAATGTTTGCTGCAGGATGTGCTAACAAGCCTGCCGACGTGGTATCATCAAACCAGAATGCTACCGGTATGGCCCTAAAGGCTATTCAAACCCTGGTGAGGAGGTAG
- the aprA gene encoding adenylyl-sulfate reductase subunit alpha — MALPNKPLGETKAVKDPAVEELEVDILIVGGGMAACGTAFEVKKWAAPDAKILLCDKAAMERSGAVAQGLSAINTYIGKNTPDDYVRMVRNDLMGIVREDLIFDLGTHVDDSVHLFEEWGLPVWKKTAEGKNLDGKKGQAAGTLKSGSEPVRTGKWQIMINGESYKRIVAEAAKLALGTDNILERCFIVELLLDANKPNQIAGAVGFSVRENKVYIIKCKTMMVACGGAVNIYMPRSVGEGKGRAWYPVWNAGSTYTMCMKVGAELSMMENRFTPARFKDGYGPVGAWFLLFKAKTLNGLGENFAASDAAKAELQKYAPYGTAAVTPTCLRNHLMLFEMKAGRGPIIMDTVTALGELGKTMDKKELKHLESEAWEDFLDMTCGQANLWCAQNCEPEKKVSEVMPTEPYLLGSHSGCCGLWASGPDAAWVPDSYKWGDAGKIYNRMTTVVGLFTAGDGVGCSGHKFSSGSHAEGRITAKEMVKFVRDHADFKPAIKQSAQELVDMVYKPVRTYLENCNYTTAVDINPNYIKPSGMALRLMKATHEYGAGTATYYQTSSKSLEIVMELLATMREDCEKLGAGDLHELMRAWEIYHRIWTVEAHLRHIQFRKETRYPGFYYQADYPGQDDANWFCFVNSKYDPAKKEWDVFKKDYVKIIPD, encoded by the coding sequence ATGGCATTACCTAATAAACCTTTGGGTGAAACAAAGGCCGTCAAAGATCCGGCAGTTGAAGAGCTTGAAGTAGATATTCTTATAGTAGGTGGCGGTATGGCTGCATGCGGAACCGCTTTTGAAGTAAAGAAATGGGCTGCTCCGGATGCGAAAATATTACTGTGCGATAAAGCTGCCATGGAAAGAAGCGGCGCTGTTGCTCAGGGCCTTTCAGCTATAAATACATATATTGGTAAAAATACACCAGACGATTACGTCAGAATGGTACGTAACGACCTTATGGGTATTGTACGTGAAGACCTTATTTTTGACCTTGGTACTCATGTGGATGATTCAGTTCATCTTTTTGAAGAATGGGGACTTCCGGTATGGAAAAAAACTGCTGAAGGCAAGAACCTCGATGGTAAAAAAGGTCAGGCTGCCGGTACATTAAAAAGCGGTTCAGAGCCTGTCCGTACAGGTAAATGGCAGATAATGATCAATGGTGAATCATATAAGAGAATAGTTGCAGAAGCTGCAAAACTTGCTCTTGGAACAGATAATATTCTTGAACGCTGCTTCATCGTTGAATTGCTTCTTGATGCCAACAAGCCAAATCAGATTGCAGGCGCTGTTGGTTTTTCAGTTCGTGAGAACAAAGTTTATATCATCAAATGCAAAACCATGATGGTTGCATGCGGTGGTGCTGTTAATATTTATATGCCGAGAAGTGTTGGCGAAGGCAAAGGCCGCGCATGGTATCCAGTATGGAATGCAGGCTCCACATACACAATGTGTATGAAAGTTGGTGCCGAGCTTTCAATGATGGAAAACCGTTTCACCCCGGCTCGTTTTAAAGACGGTTATGGCCCGGTAGGTGCATGGTTCCTTCTTTTCAAGGCCAAAACACTTAACGGTCTTGGTGAAAACTTTGCAGCAAGTGATGCAGCAAAAGCAGAACTTCAAAAATATGCTCCTTATGGAACAGCTGCTGTTACACCGACCTGTCTGCGTAACCACCTCATGCTGTTTGAAATGAAAGCAGGACGCGGTCCGATCATAATGGATACAGTTACAGCTCTTGGTGAGCTTGGTAAAACCATGGACAAGAAAGAACTCAAACACCTTGAGTCTGAAGCATGGGAAGACTTCCTTGATATGACTTGTGGTCAGGCAAATCTGTGGTGTGCCCAGAACTGCGAGCCTGAAAAGAAGGTTTCCGAAGTTATGCCTACAGAACCGTACCTTCTTGGTTCACATTCCGGCTGCTGCGGCTTGTGGGCATCCGGCCCGGATGCTGCCTGGGTCCCCGACTCATATAAATGGGGAGATGCAGGAAAAATTTATAACCGTATGACCACAGTTGTCGGTCTGTTTACAGCTGGTGACGGTGTAGGTTGTTCAGGTCACAAGTTTTCTTCAGGGTCACATGCTGAAGGCAGAATTACTGCAAAGGAAATGGTAAAATTCGTACGTGATCATGCCGATTTCAAACCAGCTATTAAACAGAGTGCTCAGGAACTGGTTGATATGGTTTACAAGCCGGTAAGAACTTACCTTGAAAACTGCAATTATACAACTGCAGTTGATATTAATCCCAATTACATTAAACCTTCCGGAATGGCTTTAAGACTTATGAAAGCCACTCATGAATACGGTGCAGGAACAGCCACTTACTATCAGACAAGCAGCAAGAGTCTTGAAATTGTAATGGAACTTCTTGCAACAATGCGCGAAGACTGTGAAAAACTCGGTGCCGGTGATCTCCATGAACTTATGAGAGCATGGGAAATCTATCATCGTATATGGACAGTTGAAGCGCATCTGCGCCATATCCAGTTCCGTAAGGAAACTCGTTATCCAGGATTCTACTATCAAGCTGATTATCCGGGACAGGATGATGCAAACTGGTTCTGCTTTGTAAACTCAAAGTATGATCCGGCAAAGAAAGAATGGGATGTATTCAAGAAAGATTACGTCAAGATCATTCCTGATTAA
- the aprB gene encoding adenylyl-sulfate reductase subunit beta yields the protein MPSFVIAEKCDGCKGGDKTACMYICPNDLMVLDPTAMKAYNQEPDQCWECFSCVKICPTQAIEVRGYSDFVPLGSSIMPMMGTEDVMWTCKFRNGLIKRFKFPIRTTPEGQANAYLDLKGKDLDSALLSTEETDGRVLPVPAK from the coding sequence ATGCCATCTTTTGTAATTGCTGAAAAATGTGATGGTTGTAAAGGCGGGGACAAAACAGCATGTATGTATATTTGCCCTAACGACCTTATGGTTCTTGACCCAACTGCAATGAAGGCTTACAATCAGGAGCCGGATCAGTGCTGGGAATGCTTTTCATGCGTGAAAATATGTCCTACTCAGGCGATTGAAGTTCGTGGCTATTCCGATTTCGTACCTCTTGGAAGCAGCATTATGCCTATGATGGGTACAGAGGATGTTATGTGGACATGTAAGTTCAGAAATGGCCTTATTAAACGCTTTAAGTTCCCCATCAGGACAACTCCTGAGGGTCAGGCTAATGCCTATTTAGATCTTAAAGGAAAAGATCTTGACAGTGCTCTTCTTTCAACAGAAGAGACTGATGGACGCGTACTTCCAGTACCTGCGAAATAA
- a CDS encoding YkgJ family cysteine cluster protein, with translation MDENLIQLFKDDKFRFSCKSTLSCFNECCRDLNQFLFPYDILRLKNNLEISSAIFLEQYTTLHTGPETGLPVLSLKTDKAPELKCPFITPSGCKVYEDRPSSCRTYPVARLLSRNRESGKLSEYYALIQEPHCKGFENGKEQTVSEWIKDQEIETYNEMNDMMMEIISIKNQKMPGEMDIKSSFMFRMALYDLDAFRKHLFSTENMKDYIDKNDMKAAEQNDTELLKIAFKWVQKEIFSVL, from the coding sequence ATGGACGAAAATTTAATTCAGCTATTTAAAGATGATAAATTTCGATTTTCATGCAAAAGCACTTTATCGTGCTTTAATGAATGTTGTCGTGATTTAAATCAGTTTCTGTTTCCATATGATATTTTGAGACTTAAGAATAATCTTGAAATATCATCTGCAATATTTTTGGAACAATATACTACTCTTCACACCGGGCCTGAAACCGGCCTTCCTGTTTTATCTCTTAAGACAGATAAAGCTCCGGAATTGAAATGCCCTTTTATAACACCTTCCGGATGCAAGGTATATGAAGACCGGCCATCTTCTTGCCGGACATATCCTGTTGCAAGACTTTTGTCCCGCAACAGAGAATCAGGCAAACTTTCCGAGTATTATGCCCTTATTCAGGAACCTCACTGCAAAGGCTTTGAAAATGGCAAAGAACAGACTGTGTCTGAGTGGATTAAAGATCAGGAAATTGAAACTTATAATGAAATGAATGATATGATGATGGAAATCATAAGTATAAAAAATCAAAAAATGCCCGGTGAAATGGATATTAAATCAAGTTTTATGTTTCGTATGGCTTTATATGATCTCGATGCTTTCAGAAAGCATTTGTTTTCAACTGAAAATATGAAAGATTATATAGATAAAAATGACATGAAAGCTGCCGAACAAAATGACACGGAACTGTTAAAAATAGCTTTTAAATGGGTTCAAAAAGAGATTTTTTCTGTGCTGTAA
- a CDS encoding SDR family oxidoreductase translates to MKTENKVALVLGSIKGIGKGIGLYLANKGIKVAFNYFDWEDSLEELKQDLSDISTPHLLVKTNLLETDKIPGLIKNVADNFGRLDIVINNIERGGWPAVHGQYTGDQWDLEMATTLRAKQWLFESSLPYLKESGGTVINISSIAGIVGRSGPASYLFNEGYSAANRGISLLTETWARVGAPEVRVNEIMLGIIESRHGKNTRGWGLLTDTQKQDIIDHTLIERTGTIDDVIKAVWFLINDAPFMTGSVIRLDGGYVLGGDKVAPMPKGVL, encoded by the coding sequence ATGAAGACAGAAAACAAGGTAGCACTTGTACTTGGATCAATAAAAGGAATCGGTAAGGGGATAGGACTATACCTTGCCAATAAAGGTATAAAAGTTGCCTTCAATTATTTTGACTGGGAAGATTCTCTTGAAGAGCTGAAACAGGATCTTTCCGATATTTCTACCCCGCATTTGCTTGTTAAAACAAATCTTCTTGAAACGGATAAAATACCCGGCCTGATAAAAAATGTTGCAGATAACTTCGGACGGCTTGATATTGTTATAAACAATATTGAAAGAGGAGGCTGGCCTGCTGTTCACGGGCAATATACTGGTGATCAGTGGGATTTGGAGATGGCAACCACTTTGCGGGCAAAACAATGGCTGTTTGAAAGCTCATTGCCCTATCTTAAAGAATCCGGCGGTACTGTAATAAATATATCTTCCATAGCCGGTATAGTAGGAAGATCAGGCCCTGCAAGCTATCTTTTTAATGAAGGGTATTCTGCCGCAAACCGCGGCATTTCACTTTTAACCGAAACATGGGCGCGTGTAGGAGCCCCGGAAGTTCGTGTAAATGAAATCATGTTAGGAATTATTGAATCCCGTCATGGCAAAAACACAAGGGGATGGGGACTACTAACAGATACCCAGAAGCAGGATATAATAGACCACACTTTAATCGAAAGAACGGGAACAATAGATGATGTCATAAAAGCGGTATGGTTTTTAATAAATGACGCGCCTTTTATGACAGGCAGCGTTATAAGATTAGATGGCGGGTATGTTCTTGGCGGGGACAAAGTGGCTCCGATGCCTAAAGGAGTGCTATAG
- a CDS encoding prephenate dehydrogenase/arogenate dehydrogenase family protein: MNKTISIGIIGGTGGMGRWFEKFYSAAGHRVLISGRTTDITYADVAKECDVVILSVPLDAAVSIAKNIGPLLRDDQLFMDMCSLKEEIVKSMTENTKADVLGTHPLFGPFTDSIKGQNIILCPGQGERWLKRIENEYASRGAILCVMDPLAHDRHMAVVQGLTHFTTICMARTLQKMDMNSENVLSCSTPVFKINYNLIGRLFAQDLDLYKNLISKNKHFKDVLEVFISAINESNDALLSGQDERAILFMETIREFFKDTCKDALKESNKIISTLYS, encoded by the coding sequence ATGAATAAAACAATATCAATCGGCATAATCGGTGGAACAGGCGGTATGGGCAGATGGTTTGAAAAATTTTATTCTGCTGCCGGTCACAGGGTATTGATTTCAGGAAGAACCACCGATATCACATATGCTGATGTTGCTAAAGAATGTGATGTGGTTATTTTAAGCGTTCCTCTGGATGCTGCCGTTTCAATTGCAAAAAATATCGGCCCTCTTTTGCGCGATGATCAGCTTTTTATGGACATGTGCTCTTTGAAAGAAGAAATAGTAAAGAGCATGACGGAAAATACCAAAGCTGATGTACTTGGAACTCATCCTTTGTTCGGGCCTTTTACGGATTCCATAAAAGGGCAGAATATAATATTATGCCCTGGCCAAGGAGAACGTTGGCTTAAACGGATAGAAAATGAATATGCTTCAAGAGGCGCTATTTTATGCGTGATGGATCCTTTAGCTCATGACCGGCATATGGCTGTTGTGCAGGGGCTTACTCATTTTACTACCATTTGCATGGCCAGAACATTACAAAAGATGGATATGAATTCAGAGAACGTACTTTCATGTTCCACTCCGGTATTTAAGATAAACTATAATCTGATAGGCCGTCTTTTCGCTCAGGATCTTGATCTTTATAAAAATCTTATAAGCAAGAATAAACACTTTAAAGATGTCCTGGAAGTTTTTATTTCCGCAATCAACGAAAGCAATGATGCCCTTTTATCCGGCCAGGATGAAAGGGCAATTTTGTTTATGGAAACCATACGCGAATTTTTTAAAGATACATGCAAAGATGCGCTTAAAGAAAGCAATAAGATAATAAGCACTCTTTATTCCTGA
- the aroC gene encoding chorismate synthase codes for MSGNSFGTLFKITTWGESHGIGVGVVIDGCPAQIPFNEQIIQDMLDRRKPGSSIASTSRKEPDEAIIMSGVFNGVTTGTPIMIMVKNKDQHSDAYKKFADIFRPGHGDISYQAKYGIRDWRGGGRASARETVARVAAGAVAKALLDKENINICAYTVELGGIKAVERNLDLISQNMFFCPDNDAATKMEKRVKKVKSSGDSLGGIVEIVAKGVSAGLGEPVFDKLDADLAKALMSIGAVKGFEIGAGFKASSLLGSKNNDPITPKGFLTNNAGGILAGISNGDDIIMRVAVKPIPSISIEQNTIDLKKKKRTVSISGRHDISAIPRINVVCESMVSIVIADHLLRQKAIR; via the coding sequence ATGTCCGGGAACTCATTTGGAACATTATTTAAAATAACAACCTGGGGCGAATCCCACGGTATTGGTGTTGGTGTTGTTATTGACGGTTGCCCTGCCCAAATACCGTTTAATGAACAAATTATCCAGGATATGCTGGACAGAAGAAAACCAGGCAGCTCTATAGCAAGTACTTCACGAAAAGAACCTGATGAAGCAATCATAATGTCCGGAGTTTTCAACGGAGTTACAACCGGAACTCCTATTATGATTATGGTTAAAAACAAGGATCAGCATTCAGACGCTTACAAAAAATTTGCGGATATTTTCAGACCCGGACATGGCGACATTTCCTATCAGGCGAAATACGGAATAAGAGACTGGAGGGGCGGTGGAAGAGCTTCTGCAAGAGAAACAGTTGCAAGAGTTGCAGCAGGTGCTGTTGCCAAAGCTTTACTTGACAAAGAAAATATAAACATCTGTGCTTATACAGTTGAGCTTGGCGGTATAAAAGCAGTAGAGCGCAATCTTGACTTAATATCCCAAAACATGTTTTTTTGCCCTGACAATGATGCTGCCACTAAAATGGAAAAAAGAGTTAAGAAAGTAAAAAGCAGTGGAGACTCTCTTGGCGGCATTGTTGAGATTGTTGCAAAAGGAGTTTCCGCAGGCCTTGGAGAGCCGGTATTTGATAAGCTTGATGCCGATCTTGCAAAAGCATTAATGAGCATTGGTGCTGTTAAAGGCTTTGAAATCGGAGCTGGTTTTAAAGCTTCATCATTGCTTGGTTCTAAAAATAATGATCCTATAACACCAAAAGGCTTTTTGACAAATAATGCCGGTGGAATTCTTGCCGGAATATCCAATGGAGATGATATCATTATGCGGGTTGCAGTAAAGCCTATTCCTTCTATTTCCATCGAACAAAATACTATTGATCTGAAAAAGAAAAAAAGAACCGTATCTATTTCGGGACGACATGATATTTCAGCCATACCAAGAATAAACGTTGTTTGTGAATCAATGGTAAGCATTGTTATAGCAGATCATTTATTACGACAGAAAGCTATCCGATGA
- the aroA gene encoding 3-phosphoshikimate 1-carboxyvinyltransferase, translating to MIEIHPKIVNKCEIDVPGSKSYTHRLLIASALSDGRCTLKNCLKSEDTILTLETLRLMGIKIENSEKEVIVHGSKGILKAYDKPIYLSNSGTSMRLLTGVAALGDGLYTLTGTERMSQRPIQDLLDGLSSLGVEARSIDNNGCPPVAIKGGKIKGGYVELKCNISSQFLSSVLLISPYTQEGIKIKVIEGPVSKPYIDMTIDIMAKLGVDIKRNGYNEFTIAGQQIYRAGSFYVEPDCSQAGYFWAAAAITGSEIKVKGISKESRQGDLKLTGLFEQMGCKVNFESDGITVKGGSLIGIETDMADMPDMVPTLAVVAAFADGTTVIKNVEHLKAKESDRLAAVINELTKTGIEAKSVGSDLVIKGGTPTGANIETYNDHRIAMSFAVLGLKTPGIFIKDEMCVEKSFPNFWEVFDKLGR from the coding sequence ATGATAGAAATACATCCTAAAATTGTTAATAAATGCGAAATTGATGTGCCGGGTTCAAAGAGCTATACGCACAGACTATTGATTGCCTCGGCATTATCGGATGGTCGGTGTACATTAAAAAACTGCCTTAAAAGTGAAGATACTATTTTAACTCTTGAAACCTTGCGCCTTATGGGCATAAAGATTGAAAATTCAGAAAAAGAAGTAATAGTACACGGTTCAAAAGGAATTCTTAAGGCATATGACAAACCGATTTATCTATCCAATTCCGGAACATCCATGCGTCTTTTAACCGGTGTTGCCGCTCTGGGTGATGGCCTGTACACGCTTACGGGAACAGAGCGCATGTCACAGCGACCAATTCAGGATTTGCTGGATGGCTTAAGCAGCCTGGGAGTAGAAGCCCGTTCGATTGATAACAACGGCTGCCCGCCTGTTGCCATTAAAGGCGGAAAAATAAAAGGCGGCTATGTTGAACTTAAATGCAATATCAGCAGCCAGTTTCTATCTTCAGTTCTTTTAATTTCTCCTTATACTCAAGAAGGTATAAAAATAAAGGTTATAGAAGGGCCTGTATCAAAGCCTTATATAGACATGACAATTGATATCATGGCAAAACTGGGAGTCGATATTAAACGAAACGGCTATAACGAATTTACCATAGCCGGGCAACAAATTTACAGGGCCGGTTCTTTTTACGTTGAACCCGATTGTTCCCAGGCAGGCTATTTCTGGGCAGCTGCTGCCATTACAGGCTCTGAAATAAAAGTTAAAGGCATTTCAAAAGAATCCCGTCAGGGAGATCTGAAACTTACAGGGCTTTTTGAACAAATGGGATGTAAAGTAAATTTTGAAAGCGATGGAATTACAGTTAAGGGCGGATCACTTATAGGAATTGAAACGGATATGGCAGATATGCCCGATATGGTTCCAACTCTTGCTGTAGTTGCGGCTTTTGCAGATGGTACTACAGTTATAAAAAATGTCGAGCATTTAAAAGCTAAAGAGAGCGATCGGTTAGCGGCTGTTATCAACGAACTTACAAAAACAGGAATTGAGGCAAAGTCCGTAGGTTCTGATCTTGTGATAAAAGGTGGAACTCCTACAGGAGCTAATATTGAAACTTATAATGACCACAGAATTGCTATGAGTTTTGCAGTTTTAGGGCTTAAAACCCCGGGCATTTTTATAAAAGACGAAATGTGCGTTGAAAAGTCTTTTCCGAATTTCTGGGAAGTTTTTGATAAGCTTGGAAGATAA